CGCGACCATGGGCGCCGGTTCGTCGCCGCTGATGGTGGACGCCTGCGCGCGGATCGTGCACGCCTGCCCGCGGACCGTGCGGCACGCCTGGTCGGCGGTCCTGGAGTCGCTCGATCTCGACCACGGGGTACGGGAGTTGCGGGTGCCGACGGCGGTGATCGCCGGGACGGCGGACCGGCTCACGCCGGTCGTGCACGCGCGGGCCCTGGTGGCGGCTCTGCCGAACTGCGTCGGCAGCACCGAACTCCCGGGGGTCGGCCACATGACGCCGATCGAGGCACCGGAGCTCGTGACCGCCCGGATCCGGGAACTCGTCACGACGTACACGCAGACCGCCGAGGAGATCGAAGAGATCAAGGAGGGCGCATGAGCAAGGTGAGTCTCGAAGGACAGGTCGCGGTCGTCACGGGGGCGGCGCGCGGCGTCGGGGAGCTGCTCGCGCGCAAGCTCTCGGCGCGCGGGGCGAAGATCGCGCTGGTCGGCCTGGAGGCGGACGCGCTGAAGCAGGTCTCGGAGCGGCTGCACAGCGAGAGCGACCACTGGTACGCCGACGTCACCGACCACGAGGCGATGGCGCGGGTCGCGCAGGAGGTGAAGCAGCGGTTCGGCAAGGTCGACATCGTCGTCGCCAACGCCGGGGTGGCGAGCGGGGGCCCGTTCCTGGACTCCGACCCGGTCGCCTGGCGGCGGGTCATCGAGGTGAACCTGATCGGGTCGGCGGTGACGGCACGGGCGTTCCTGCCGGTGCTGATGGAGAGCCGCGGGTACCTGCTGCAGATCGCGTCGCTGGCGGCGATCACGCCGGCTCCGATGATGACGGCGTACTGCGCGTCCAAGTCCGGTGTGGAGGCGTACGCGCACAGCCTGCGGGCCGAGGTCGGCTACAAGGGCGTCCGGGTGGGCGTCGGCTATCTGTCGTGGACGGACACGGACATGGTGCGGGGCGCCGACCAGGACGAGGTGATGCGGGAGCTGCGGCAGCGGCTGCCGTGGCCGTCGAACAAGACGTATCCGCTGGGCCCGGCCGTCGACCGGATCGTGGCGGGGATCGAGCGCCGCTCCAGCCATGTGTACGCCCAGTGGTGGCTGCGCGGGATGCAGGGCATCCGCGGGTACCTGCCCGGGATCATCGGTGCCGTCGGGCAGCGGGAGATGCGGCGGTTCGAGCCGCGGCTCGGGACGGTGCGGACCGGGCTGGTCGGGGCCGGCGGGGCGGCCGACGAGCAGGAGCGGGAGGCGTCGGCACCCTGATTCACCGGGGGGTCTCACGGAGCGTGACTGATCGAAATGCGGGGTCCGTCCCTGCGTGTCAGTCTGATCGAGGCCCGAACACCCGTCCCTCACAACGGGATCGGGCCGACCCCCCTCACCCACTACGGGAGTGAATCTCATGGGCATGCAGGACCAGTTCAAGGACAAGGCCGAGCGTCTTCAGCAGAAGGCCAAGGGCAAGCCGGGCGCCGCGCGTGACGAGGCGAGCGAGCGGTCCCCGCAGGAGC
The window above is part of the Streptomyces sp. NBC_01428 genome. Proteins encoded here:
- a CDS encoding SDR family oxidoreductase, with protein sequence MSKVSLEGQVAVVTGAARGVGELLARKLSARGAKIALVGLEADALKQVSERLHSESDHWYADVTDHEAMARVAQEVKQRFGKVDIVVANAGVASGGPFLDSDPVAWRRVIEVNLIGSAVTARAFLPVLMESRGYLLQIASLAAITPAPMMTAYCASKSGVEAYAHSLRAEVGYKGVRVGVGYLSWTDTDMVRGADQDEVMRELRQRLPWPSNKTYPLGPAVDRIVAGIERRSSHVYAQWWLRGMQGIRGYLPGIIGAVGQREMRRFEPRLGTVRTGLVGAGGAADEQEREASAP